CGGGTGACGGGGACGGCGCTCAGCGTGGCCTCACTGGGAGCGGCACTGGCCTGGGCCATCACAAGGCTGAGAAAGAGAGGGAACACGCGGCGCATGGCCCATGCTCGGTCGGTGGGACCCAGACATAGGTGCGCCGCGTTGCACTCGGGCTTATGGGTTTGCCCAGCTGTTCTTCATGCCCAGCTCTCAGGCCAGTTGCAGGTCGAGCTGACGGTTGCGCTCGTCCACATGCACCACGCGCGGCTCCAGGCGGCGCGCTTCGTCTTCAGTAAAGTTGCCGTAGGCCGCAATAATCACCAGGTCACCGGGCCGCATCAGGTGGGCGGCGGCGCCGTTAATGCCAATCACGCCGCTGCCGCGCGGCCCACTGAGGGCATAGGTGCTCAGGCGGTTGCCGTTGGTGATGTTGTAGATGTCCACGCGCTCGTTGACCAGAATATCCGCCGCGTCCAGCAAGTCCTGGTCAATCGTCACGCTGCCGACGTAATCCAGATCGGCCTGCGTCACAGTGGCGCGGTGAATTTTGGCCCTGAACATGATGCGTTCCACAAGCGGGCATTGTACGCGCTCGGGGCCGGCAAAAGGAAAGCGGGGCCACGAGGCGGGAGGGGATGTACAGGAAGGAAGTGGGACGTGGGTTGTAGGGAGTAGGAAAACCCTGGTGGCTGAGTACGTTCATGGCTTATGCGTATCAGCCGTTTGAGACCGATGCGCTGAAGGCTATGACTGGTAGTCCACCAAGTTGGTCACGGCCTCTCCCAGAAGCGCGAGCAAGACCATTTTTTGAGCCCCTTCCCCGCAAGGGGAACTGGGACAGCTCGCACCGCGAGAGGTTGGGCAGGGATGGCGTCCTACGCAATTTCCTCGTCACGCTCCGCCACAAAGGACGGATACTCGGACATTGAACTTGCACAGCGCCCGATGCTCCTTGCATCCGGCGCCTTTCGGGACGCTACGAAAATGGACGACAGTGCATCCGACATCTGCTCTGGCCCTCTTTGTCCCTGACCAGAGGCCGCGCGCCGCCTATCTCCCTCGCTAATTCGCTTCTGGCAGCGTACCGTCCACGAATACCGTCTTCTGGTCGGTGTAATGCACCTGACCAGCCGGAGCGCCCCTGGGACGCCACACATGCTTGATGCGGGTGTAGTCCACGGGCACGTTGCTGCTGCCGCGCGCCTTGGAATGGGCCGCCGCCAGCCGCGCGGCATAGAGGATGTCGGGAAGGTCCAGGTCGCGCCCCCCCGACCGCACGAGGACGTGGCTCCCTGGATACCCCTGGGCATGAAACCAGTGGTCGGTGCTGCGGCCCAGCCGGTGCGTCAGGACAGCGTTCTCCTTGTTGTTGCGGCCCACCAGGGCTTCATGGCCACTGGGGGTGGTAAAGCGCGCGCCGTAAGGACTCTTCTCTGGGCGCTCGCTCACCAGCTGGGCCGACAGGGCCTCCAGGGCGTCCAGTTCGGCGGTGTCCAGGTCGCGCAGGCGCGCCTCGGCGTCGGCGAGGTCAGCGCGCAGGGGGGCTTCGCGCTCAGCAAGGCGGAGATAGACCTCCTCGCGG
Above is a genomic segment from Deinococcus betulae containing:
- the panD gene encoding aspartate 1-decarboxylase, which gives rise to MERIMFRAKIHRATVTQADLDYVGSVTIDQDLLDAADILVNERVDIYNITNGNRLSTYALSGPRGSGVIGINGAAAHLMRPGDLVIIAAYGNFTEDEARRLEPRVVHVDERNRQLDLQLA